The Balnearium lithotrophicum genomic interval ATCTGAGGTTGTCTTACTCTGTGGGGTCTTTTGTTTCTGTCTTTGAGGCCTTCTAAACCGTACTTTTTGTATCTATTTTTCCATTTGTAGAAGGTGGTTGGACTTATTCCGAAGTATCTGCAGGTTAGTCTTGCATTTTGGTGTTTTTCGTAATGTTGAATCCATTTAAGTCTTTTTCTCACGTTTGGGTCTTTTGTTAGGTCGAGTTTTGTTTTTATTTTCGTTCCTCTTTTGATTGTTTTTTTGAAGGGTGTATTTGATATGTGCAGGGATGTTCCTTTGAATTTCTTTAATTGTTTCATTGGTGGACACCTCCTTTTGTTGGAGTTCAAATCTTATTTTAGGGTGTCCACCTTCTTTCTGAACTTCAACACTTTTTCAGAAACTCTAAGAATCCTAAACTCGGACTTTGAATCGAGCAAATGGCTAAACGGGTCTAATTTAAGTTCATCCGAAGGTGAAAATGTAAATACAGGTTCCTTTGAGTATTCATCCAAGCCCAAAGCTTTTGCACCAGAGACTGTAATCAGGGAAAAGAGCTCCCTGACACTCACTCTTCCACTTAGGGAGTAGTAAAGAGTTCTTAATTCATCTGTTATTGATAGATTAACGTTACTACTCAAACCGTCCGTTCCAAGACCTAACTTGTCATAGCCCAACAGGTGTTCAACCTTTGGGAATCCAACTTTAAGGTGAAGGTTGCTTCTTGGACAGAGAACGATTGAAGCTCCTGCCTCCATTAACCTATCAAGTTCACTTTCAGATAGATTTGTACAGTGAACCGCTATGA includes:
- a CDS encoding helix-turn-helix domain-containing protein, translated to MKQLKKFKGTSLHISNTPFKKTIKRGTKIKTKLDLTKDPNVRKRLKWIQHYEKHQNARLTCRYFGISPTTFYKWKNRYKKYGLEGLKDRNKRPHRVRQPQ